The genomic window GAAAAGTAGCATTTAACATCTACATCTTTCCTCATATTGGAAGTAATATAGAGATTATAAAAAATCAGTTAAATATTATTAAAAATCTCTCTTCTGAAATAAAAAATATATCTCTAAATTATTGGAAGAGTTCTTTTGATATAAAAGGTTATCTATTTAATGAAAAATATTTAAAACTAGCAAAAAGGGCTTTAATGATACTAACAATGCTTTCTGACAAAAATGGAGGAATTATAGCCTCTCCATCTATTCATCCTGATTATAGATATGTTTGGGGTAGAGATGGAAGTTATATGGCTGTGGCATTATCCATTTATGGAATAAAAAACATTCCATGGAGGTTCTTCCATTTCATGTCTAAAGTCCAGAATCTTGATGGTTCATGGTTACAAAACTATTATACAGATGGTAAACCAAGATTAACTGCTTTACAAATAGATCAAATAGGTTCAGTTCTTTGGGCTATGGAAGTTTATTATAGAACTACAGGTGATAGAGAGTTTGTTAAAAAATTCTGGGAAACTATTGAGAAAGCTGGAAATTTCTTATATAATGCTTCATTATCTTTAATGCCATGTTTTGATCTTTGGGAAGAAAAATATGGGGTATTCTCATATACTTTAGGAGCAATGTATGGAGGATTAAGGGCAGGATGTAGTTTAGCTAAAGCTATAGAAGAGAAAAAAGAAGATTGGAAAAAGGCTTTAGATAAATTAAAGAAGGATGTTGATTTATTATATTTAAGTGATGAAGAAAGATTTGTTAAATCTATTAACCCATTGAACAAAGAGATTGATACAAGTATATTAGGGCTTAGCTATCCATTTGGACTAGTTAAGGTTAATGATGAAAGAATGATAAAAACTGCTGAAGCCATAGAAAAAGCTTTTAAATACAAAGTTGGAGGTATTGGGAGATATCCATCTGATGTTTATTTTGGAGGAAATCCTTGGATTATAACAACACTTTGGTTAGCTTTATATTATAGAAGATTATTTATTACTACAAATGATAGAAAATATTTAGAAAAATCAAAAAAGCTATTTAATTGGGTTATTAACCATATCTATCTATTCCCTGAACAGATACATAAAGAATTAGCTATTCCCGTATCAGCTATGCCTTTAGGTTGGAGTTGTGCTATGCTGTTATTCTATTTATATAAAAATGATGACATAATAGTGATAAAATGATGATAACATTTAATTTTGAAGTTCATCAACCACATAGATTAAATAAAGAAATAAAAGCTTCTGAAAATCTGTTTGATAGATATGTTGATAAAAAATTAAATAAAGAAATATTTAATAGAGTAGCTGAAAAGTGTTATATTCCTACAAATGAATTAATATTGGAGCTAATAGATGATTATGACTTCAAAGTTAATTATTCAATCTCAGGAGTGTTTATAGAGCAAGCTATAGA from Methanocaldococcus villosus KIN24-T80 includes these protein-coding regions:
- a CDS encoding glycoside hydrolase family 15 protein, whose product is MIVGNNSFLCKIGDHGEIEYAFYPHVGYELHFFDSSLAIYDKEIMWIWDKEWSVYQKYIEDTNIFKTTLENENIIFVIKDLVPISHNVLIRRVFIKNKLPYNYNFKLFFYENLRIGEHPSENTVKFLDDCIVKFNGKYTFCISSDKKINSYQCGNRYSEKSAYKDIENGLLSENPESVGVLTDSAIEWDIDLKPHGKVAFNIYIFPHIGSNIEIIKNQLNIIKNLSSEIKNISLNYWKSSFDIKGYLFNEKYLKLAKRALMILTMLSDKNGGIIASPSIHPDYRYVWGRDGSYMAVALSIYGIKNIPWRFFHFMSKVQNLDGSWLQNYYTDGKPRLTALQIDQIGSVLWAMEVYYRTTGDREFVKKFWETIEKAGNFLYNASLSLMPCFDLWEEKYGVFSYTLGAMYGGLRAGCSLAKAIEEKKEDWKKALDKLKKDVDLLYLSDEERFVKSINPLNKEIDTSILGLSYPFGLVKVNDERMIKTAEAIEKAFKYKVGGIGRYPSDVYFGGNPWIITTLWLALYYRRLFITTNDRKYLEKSKKLFNWVINHIYLFPEQIHKELAIPVSAMPLGWSCAMLLFYLYKNDDIIVIK